A window from Balearica regulorum gibbericeps isolate bBalReg1 chromosome 1, bBalReg1.pri, whole genome shotgun sequence encodes these proteins:
- the TEF gene encoding thyrotroph embryonic factor isoform X2, which yields MSSCNSPGGPAALDFPEVLKSLLEYSLPWTNRMTDKEKEKIKLEEDEAAAASTMAVSASLMPPIWDKTIPYDGESFHLEYMDLDEFLLENGIPSSPTHLDLNQNPLLPVAELEGKESASASTGSPASSSSTAVYQQSEAASSTESPPQNERNTPSPIDPDCVEVEVNFNPDPADLVLSSVPGGELFNPRKHKFTEEDLKPQPMIKKAKKVFVPDEQKDEKYWTRRKKNNVAAKRSRDARRLKENQITIRAAFLEKENTALRTEVAELRKEVGRCKNIVSKYETRYGPFDLSDSE from the exons ATGTCAAGCTGCAACAGCCCCGGGGGCCCTGCTGCCCTGGACTTTCCAGAAGTCCTGAAGTCCCTGCTGGAGTACTCCTTACCCTGGACCAACAGGATGACAG ataaagagaaggagaagataAAGCTTGAGGAAGatgaggcagcagctgccagcactaTGGCAGTCTCAGCTTCCCTTATGCCACCCATTTGGGACAAAACTATTCCTTATGATGGCGAGTCTTTTCACCTGGAGTACATGGATCTGGATGAGTTCCTGCTGGAGAATGGAATTCCTTCCAGCCCTACTCACCTGGATTTGAACCAGAATCCACTCTTGCCTGTGGCTGAGCTGGAAGGAAAGGAGTCTGCCAGTGCTTCCACTGGTTCTCCTGCATCATCCTCTTCTACTGCAGTTTACCAGCAATCTGAAGCAGCCTCCAGCACAG AGTCCCCACcacaaaatgagagaaatacTCCCAGCCCCATTGATCCTGACTGCGTAGAAGTTGAGGTGAATTTTAACCCTGACCCTGCTGATTTAGTGCTGTCCAGCGTGCCTGGTGGTGAGCTCTTCAATCCTCGCAAACACAAGTTTACCGAAGAGGACCTGAAACCACAACCAATGATTAAAAAAGCCAAGAAGGTTTTTGTCCCAGATGAGCAAAAG GATGAAAAATATTGGACAAGGCGAAAGAAGAACAATGTGGCAGCAAAGCGTTCCCGTGATGCTCGGCGATTAAAGGAAAATCAGATCACAATTCGGGCAGCCtttcttgagaaagaaaatacagcccTGAGGACGGAGGTTGCAGAGCTGCGCAAGGAAGTGGGACGATGCAAGAACATTGTTTCTAAATACGAGACCAGATACGGACCCTT TGACTTATCTGATTCCGAGTGA
- the TEF gene encoding thyrotroph embryonic factor isoform X1, translating to MPGRAAHQEAAAAGGPEPTAAGGSAGAAAQQEQRGLAGAFPLVLKKLMENPPREARLDKEKEKIKLEEDEAAAASTMAVSASLMPPIWDKTIPYDGESFHLEYMDLDEFLLENGIPSSPTHLDLNQNPLLPVAELEGKESASASTGSPASSSSTAVYQQSEAASSTESPPQNERNTPSPIDPDCVEVEVNFNPDPADLVLSSVPGGELFNPRKHKFTEEDLKPQPMIKKAKKVFVPDEQKDEKYWTRRKKNNVAAKRSRDARRLKENQITIRAAFLEKENTALRTEVAELRKEVGRCKNIVSKYETRYGPFDLSDSE from the exons ATGCCCGGCCGCGCCGCGCAccaggaggcggcggcggcgggaggacCGGAGCCCACTGCAGCCGGGGGGAGCGCGGGGGCCGCCGCGCAGCAGGAGCAGCGGGGCCTGGCGGGCGCCTTCCCGCTGGTGCTGAAGAAGCTGATGGAGAACCCGCCGCGGGAGGCGCGCCTGG ataaagagaaggagaagataAAGCTTGAGGAAGatgaggcagcagctgccagcactaTGGCAGTCTCAGCTTCCCTTATGCCACCCATTTGGGACAAAACTATTCCTTATGATGGCGAGTCTTTTCACCTGGAGTACATGGATCTGGATGAGTTCCTGCTGGAGAATGGAATTCCTTCCAGCCCTACTCACCTGGATTTGAACCAGAATCCACTCTTGCCTGTGGCTGAGCTGGAAGGAAAGGAGTCTGCCAGTGCTTCCACTGGTTCTCCTGCATCATCCTCTTCTACTGCAGTTTACCAGCAATCTGAAGCAGCCTCCAGCACAG AGTCCCCACcacaaaatgagagaaatacTCCCAGCCCCATTGATCCTGACTGCGTAGAAGTTGAGGTGAATTTTAACCCTGACCCTGCTGATTTAGTGCTGTCCAGCGTGCCTGGTGGTGAGCTCTTCAATCCTCGCAAACACAAGTTTACCGAAGAGGACCTGAAACCACAACCAATGATTAAAAAAGCCAAGAAGGTTTTTGTCCCAGATGAGCAAAAG GATGAAAAATATTGGACAAGGCGAAAGAAGAACAATGTGGCAGCAAAGCGTTCCCGTGATGCTCGGCGATTAAAGGAAAATCAGATCACAATTCGGGCAGCCtttcttgagaaagaaaatacagcccTGAGGACGGAGGTTGCAGAGCTGCGCAAGGAAGTGGGACGATGCAAGAACATTGTTTCTAAATACGAGACCAGATACGGACCCTT TGACTTATCTGATTCCGAGTGA